ACCTCATGATGTGGAACAGGAAGCCGTGCCGACCTGGGACGGTCACTCCAGGGCAGCCGGCCGTCAGTCAGCCTGGGACGGAAGGCCGAGGACGTAGTCCAGTTCGTCCACAATCCTCAGCTTTCCGGCCCAACGCAGCAGATACGACCGGTTCAGGCTGACGCGGTTGCGTTCCACGACCCTGATCGCGTCATCAAAGTCCCGGTCCCGGCCGACCTTGAGCTTCATCAGAATCAGGTCCTCTGGAGCGGAAACCCACAAGACATGTCCGGCAAAGGTCTCCCGGCGGCGGCGGCGCAGGACGTTACGATCATGGGCATCGCGGGGGCGAAGAAAGTCGACGTGCAGATTTTCCAGCCGACAGCGGACCATCAGGCCGCGCAGCAGCGGGTTCAGCTCCAGAAATTGGTCCTGGGGCTGGAGGCCGCGCTCGGCTCCCAGGCTGATCAGCGTGTCAAACTGAGACCGACGGCCACCGACCAGCAGGTCGATATCAAGCGTCGCTCGACCGACACCCCACACATTTCCGGCAAAGCCGCCGATGACCGCATAGGGAAGCGGAACCAGACGGAACAGCTCGTGCAGCAGCAGAAAAGCCCGATCAACGATGTCGGCCATGGCGAAACGAGCGCCTCGGATGCTGGTGTTCAAACCGGGTGCGCTCGCACAGGTAGCGCGTCATCCGGTCTCGGAGTTCAGTCTGCGAGGCCGCGGGGTATTGACGCCGGAACGAGTCTTCAAACGCCTCAAGCCCTTTGACGATCAGCGCCTTGAGCAGCGCGTCGTGTTGGGCCGACCGGGGCAGAGCGTGAAGGCGGCGGGTTTTTCGTGTGCGCGTGCCTTGTGCCATATCGCTCTTTTCTATCAGGAGACACGTCCGGTTCCGGGTAGCTCGTCGATACGCACGGCGCCACCGGCCACCACATCCAAGGTGACGCGGCTGCCGGCCAGGAGAGACATGCCGATCAACGGTCCCCCGTCAGACTGGAGAGCAAGCACCTCTCGCTCATGTCCATGCCAGGAGACCGTTGCGAGGTAGACATCTAAAATCACAACATTGCCGTCGCCCAATGTCGCACGACGATTGCCGACAAATGGAAGTCTGAGATCGTGAATTCTCTTTTTTGGCAACGTCAAATACCCGTTAAACCCTGTATCAATAACGACCTCAGTCCGTTGGGGCTGCTGGCTTGGCCCTGACACGTCTAAGTCAATCGTCGCTTCACGATCCGGAGAAACCTTGCCAGAAATCATACGGCCTACACCGTGAAACGCCCGCCCAACTGATATGCCGTGGGATAACCGATGCGCAGGCCATACAGAATCGCCTGAGGGCGCTTGGCTATCGCCCGTTTTGTCGCCAGGAGGTCGTCTCGGTCTATTTCATACGCACCTGTTTCAATG
The Desulfurellaceae bacterium genome window above contains:
- a CDS encoding clan AA aspartic protease; its protein translation is MISGKVSPDREATIDLDVSGPSQQPQRTEVVIDTGFNGYLTLPKKRIHDLRLPFVGNRRATLGDGNVVILDVYLATVSWHGHEREVLALQSDGGPLIGMSLLAGSRVTLDVVAGGAVRIDELPGTGRVS